In a genomic window of Paracoccaceae bacterium:
- a CDS encoding tripartite tricarboxylate transporter permease has translation MEVIMEALPALGDAWGLILQPVVIGYLVLGVVMGLCIGVFPGLGGIAGLSLLLPFMFGMDPILGLALMVGMVAVVPTSDTFASVLMGIPGSSASQATVLDGFPMAKRGMAARALSAAFASSLFGGLVGASFLTVFILIARPIVLEFRTPELLMITVFGLSMVGILAGRVAIKGIVAAGLGMLIGTIGEGASSGDLRMSSYDFPYLTDGLKLVIVGLGIFAIPEIISLLRQDRAISKEPQLGGGWIDGVRDWFANIWLSVRCSIIGVVVGVIPGLGGSVVDWIAYGHAVQTTKDKSNFGKGEVRGVIGPESSNNAKEGGGLVPTLLFGIPGSGSMAIFIGAIALLGSGQIEVGPAMLKNNLDITYSIVWLLALANVVGTIICIAASGGIAKLTTIRFALLAPFLFMIISFAAFQSGQNLMDLVALFAIGFLGLLMRRFDWSRPAFLIGFVLSNPAETYANQAVQLAQSQFRKSFGDGIDYIFSPIVIILIIITVISVVLGLRQAKNIMAEGDVQSGSKRAPFIFMLVVTGYIAYAFYDAASIPSYSRDRVFPMFVAGVCLFGCALLIIRMMLKPETDTIFADREKNGEDADATHGLWPTLAWFAALLILTSLFGFILALAVFLFAFMKLRASVSTGFAAIYTVAGISFMLGMAWLLNRDFPPGLLQSYADLPWPFT, from the coding sequence ATGGAAGTGATCATGGAGGCTTTGCCGGCCTTAGGCGATGCATGGGGCCTGATCTTACAACCGGTCGTGATTGGATATCTGGTGCTGGGCGTTGTGATGGGCCTGTGCATCGGGGTATTTCCGGGGCTGGGCGGTATCGCAGGCCTGTCGTTGCTCTTGCCATTCATGTTCGGCATGGACCCGATTTTGGGTCTCGCGCTGATGGTGGGCATGGTCGCCGTGGTCCCCACATCCGACACGTTTGCCTCTGTTCTGATGGGGATTCCGGGATCATCCGCCTCCCAAGCCACTGTGCTGGACGGTTTCCCCATGGCCAAAAGGGGCATGGCGGCGCGGGCCTTGTCTGCCGCCTTTGCCTCCTCGCTGTTTGGCGGGCTTGTGGGCGCATCCTTTCTGACGGTGTTCATCCTGATCGCGCGCCCCATCGTGTTGGAATTCCGCACGCCCGAGCTTTTGATGATCACGGTGTTTGGACTCTCGATGGTGGGTATTCTGGCCGGGCGCGTCGCGATCAAAGGCATCGTGGCCGCCGGGCTTGGCATGCTGATCGGTACCATCGGCGAGGGCGCATCCTCGGGCGATCTGCGCATGTCCTCTTATGATTTCCCCTATCTGACGGACGGGTTGAAGCTGGTCATCGTGGGCCTTGGTATCTTTGCCATCCCCGAAATTATTTCGCTGTTGCGTCAGGACCGCGCCATCTCAAAAGAACCCCAATTGGGGGGCGGCTGGATCGACGGTGTGCGGGACTGGTTCGCCAACATCTGGCTGTCTGTACGCTGTTCCATCATCGGGGTCGTCGTCGGCGTCATCCCCGGCCTTGGCGGGTCCGTCGTGGATTGGATCGCCTATGGTCACGCGGTGCAAACCACCAAGGACAAATCAAACTTCGGCAAAGGCGAAGTGCGCGGGGTGATCGGCCCGGAAAGCTCCAACAACGCCAAAGAAGGCGGCGGTCTGGTCCCGACATTGCTCTTTGGCATCCCCGGTTCGGGTTCCATGGCGATCTTCATCGGGGCCATTGCCTTGCTGGGATCGGGCCAGATCGAAGTCGGCCCGGCGATGTTGAAAAACAACCTCGATATTACATATTCCATCGTGTGGTTGCTGGCGCTGGCCAATGTGGTCGGCACCATTATTTGCATTGCAGCCTCGGGCGGCATTGCCAAACTGACCACCATCCGCTTTGCCTTGCTGGCCCCTTTCCTGTTCATGATCATCAGCTTTGCGGCCTTCCAGTCGGGGCAGAACCTGATGGATCTTGTGGCGCTTTTCGCCATCGGTTTTCTGGGGCTGCTGATGCGCCGCTTTGACTGGTCGCGCCCGGCCTTCCTGATCGGGTTTGTGCTGTCCAATCCGGCGGAAACCTATGCCAACCAAGCGGTGCAACTGGCGCAAAGCCAGTTCCGCAAAAGCTTTGGCGACGGGATTGATTATATCTTTTCCCCGATTGTGATCATCCTGATCATCATCACCGTGATCTCCGTCGTGTTGGGTTTGCGGCAGGCCAAAAACATCATGGCCGAAGGCGATGTGCAATCCGGCTCCAAACGCGCGCCGTTCATTTTCATGCTCGTTGTCACCGGATACATCGCCTATGCGTTTTATGATGCCGCGTCGATCCCGAGCTACAGCCGCGACCGGGTGTTCCCGATGTTCGTGGCCGGGGTGTGCCTGTTTGGCTGTGCGTTGCTGATCATCCGCATGATGCTGAAGCCGGAAACCGATACGATTTTTGCGGATCGTGAAAAGAACGGCGAAGACGCCGATGCCACGCATGGGTTGTGGCCCACTCTGGCGTGGTTTGCCGCTCTTTTGATCCTGACATCGCTGTTTGGGTTCATCCTCGCGCTAGCGGTTTTCCTGTTCGCCTTCATGAAGCTGCGCGCCAGCGTCAGTACCGGTTTTGCTGCGATCTATACAGTGGCGGGCATCTCCTTCATGCTTGGCATGGCGTGGCTGTTGAACCGGGACTTCCCACCCGGATTGCTGCAGTCCTATGCCGACCTGCCCTGGCCCTTCACATGA